A stretch of the Aggregicoccus sp. 17bor-14 genome encodes the following:
- a CDS encoding response regulator transcription factor: MLAEADPEFRRALAAALRCEGYEVLEAADGQLLVRSIILSLERDGRVPELIISGVQMPGCTGLEVLARVRRIGWSTPFILLSERGEAGDYSEAERLGATFVLDKPLEAEQVACAALVLVEPEPALAPSVRAE, encoded by the coding sequence ATGCTCGCCGAGGCGGACCCCGAGTTCCGCCGGGCGCTCGCCGCCGCGCTGCGCTGCGAGGGCTACGAGGTGCTGGAGGCCGCGGACGGGCAGCTGCTCGTGCGCAGCATCATCCTCAGCCTCGAGCGCGACGGGCGGGTGCCGGAGCTCATCATCAGCGGGGTGCAGATGCCCGGCTGCACGGGGCTCGAGGTGCTCGCGCGGGTGCGGCGCATCGGCTGGAGCACGCCCTTCATCCTGCTGAGCGAGCGCGGCGAGGCGGGCGACTACAGCGAGGCGGAGCGGCTGGGGGCCACCTTCGTCCTGGACAAGCCGCTGGAGGCCGAGCAGGTGGCCTGCGCGGCGCTGGTGCTGGTGGAGCCGGAGCCGGCGCTCGCCCCGAGCGTGCGCGCCGAGTGA
- a CDS encoding sigma-54 dependent transcriptional regulator translates to MATRILRVSDERIGAGPALDAALAPRGFTPVGARSAEEALALLAQEAFDALVVDLDTPGLDGVDLCGRAAAAHPQVPAVVLAEPAHRDAAVAAIRAGAWDFLLRPLDVEALAGLLQRAARTLLREGPRRASLPTPAPRAPPAATSTDAVEVLGDSPALREAYALIDRVADSDASVLILGESGTGKEAAAQALHERSRRREGPFVAINCAAMPEALLESELFGHARGAFTDAKSARTGLFVQASGGTLFLDEIGELPLTLQPKLLRALQSRRVRPVGGDAEVAFDARVVAATNQDLESAVNEGRFREDLYFRIHVIGIELPPLRARGQDVLLLARRFTEDFAQRSGKPVRALAPAVEARLLDYPWPGNVRELQNCIERAVALTAGDVVQLEDLPARIRDHRRARSGRELVDLTELVPLEEVERRHILRVLEAVGGSRTLAARTLGLDRKTLYRKLERYGAGD, encoded by the coding sequence ATGGCCACACGCATCCTGCGGGTGTCGGACGAGCGCATCGGGGCGGGGCCCGCCCTGGACGCGGCACTCGCCCCGCGCGGCTTCACCCCGGTGGGCGCCCGCAGCGCCGAGGAGGCGCTCGCGCTGCTCGCGCAGGAGGCCTTCGACGCGCTGGTGGTGGACCTGGACACCCCCGGCCTGGACGGCGTGGACCTGTGCGGGCGCGCGGCCGCCGCCCACCCGCAGGTGCCCGCCGTGGTGCTCGCGGAGCCCGCCCACCGCGACGCGGCCGTGGCCGCCATCCGCGCGGGCGCCTGGGACTTCCTCCTGCGCCCGCTGGACGTGGAGGCGCTCGCGGGGCTCCTGCAGCGCGCCGCCCGCACGCTGCTGCGCGAGGGCCCCCGCCGCGCCTCCCTGCCCACCCCGGCGCCGCGCGCGCCGCCCGCGGCCACGAGCACCGACGCGGTCGAGGTGCTGGGCGACAGCCCCGCGCTGCGCGAGGCGTACGCGCTCATCGACCGGGTGGCGGACTCGGACGCCAGCGTGCTCATCCTCGGCGAGAGCGGCACCGGCAAGGAGGCGGCCGCCCAGGCGCTGCACGAGCGCAGCCGCCGGCGCGAGGGCCCCTTCGTGGCCATCAACTGCGCCGCCATGCCCGAGGCCCTGCTGGAGAGCGAGCTGTTCGGCCACGCGCGCGGCGCCTTCACGGACGCGAAGAGCGCGCGCACCGGCCTCTTCGTGCAGGCGAGCGGCGGCACCCTCTTCCTGGATGAGATCGGCGAGCTGCCCCTCACCCTGCAGCCCAAGCTGCTGCGCGCGCTGCAGAGCCGCCGCGTGCGCCCGGTGGGCGGGGACGCGGAGGTGGCCTTCGACGCGCGCGTGGTGGCCGCCACGAACCAGGACCTGGAGAGCGCGGTGAACGAGGGGCGCTTTCGCGAGGACCTCTACTTCCGCATCCACGTCATCGGCATCGAGCTGCCGCCCCTGCGCGCGCGCGGCCAGGACGTGCTGCTGCTCGCGCGCCGCTTCACCGAGGACTTCGCCCAGCGCAGCGGCAAGCCCGTGCGCGCGCTCGCCCCCGCGGTGGAGGCGCGCCTGCTGGACTACCCCTGGCCCGGCAACGTGCGCGAGCTGCAGAACTGCATCGAGCGCGCGGTGGCCCTCACCGCGGGGGACGTGGTGCAGCTCGAGGACCTGCCCGCCCGCATCCGCGACCACCGGCGCGCGCGCAGCGGCCGCGAGCTGGTGGACCTCACCGAGCTGGTCCCCCTCGAGGAGGTCGAGCGCCGCCACATCCTGCGCGTGCTCGAGGCGGTGGGCGGCAGCCGCACCCTCGCCGCGCGCACCCTCGGCCTGGACCGCAAGACGCTCTACCGCAAGCTCGAGCGCTACGGCGCCGGGGACTAG
- a CDS encoding iron-containing redox enzyme family protein — protein MSGLGEVGRAERFSGERSPEALHRYLLRFNQHRLRPSFPSESWQADVEEELRGRLAEGDFVESARAEVATRAATAPRDVDGFLAWFEDLKHTGPGQHDPLFPWLATEASLEQLRWFLTQEVAGEAGFDDLVALTQVKLPTQAKLELARNYWDEMGRGRENAMHGPMLEELAHALDLQPREEETVWEAHALANLLVALAANRRYTFHAVGALGAVELTAPGRALLVNEGLQRLGFGMPVRRYYALHSTLDVKHSEDWNREVLRPLVAEDPARARAIAEGALMRLQAGALCFERYRRELGLRLHPVH, from the coding sequence ATGAGCGGGCTTGGCGAGGTGGGCAGGGCAGAGCGCTTCTCTGGGGAGCGTTCGCCCGAGGCCCTGCATCGCTACCTCCTGCGTTTCAACCAGCACCGGCTTCGTCCGTCCTTTCCCTCGGAGAGCTGGCAGGCGGACGTGGAGGAGGAGCTTCGCGGGCGGCTCGCGGAGGGCGACTTCGTGGAGAGCGCGCGCGCCGAGGTGGCCACGCGCGCGGCGACGGCCCCGCGCGACGTGGACGGCTTCCTCGCCTGGTTCGAGGACCTGAAGCACACGGGCCCCGGCCAGCACGACCCGCTCTTCCCCTGGCTCGCCACCGAGGCGAGCCTCGAGCAGCTGCGCTGGTTCCTCACCCAGGAGGTGGCCGGCGAGGCGGGCTTCGACGACCTCGTCGCCCTCACCCAGGTGAAGCTGCCCACGCAGGCGAAGCTGGAGCTCGCGCGCAACTACTGGGACGAGATGGGCCGCGGCCGCGAGAACGCGATGCACGGGCCCATGCTCGAGGAGCTCGCCCACGCGCTCGACCTGCAGCCGCGCGAGGAGGAGACCGTCTGGGAGGCGCACGCGCTGGCGAACCTGCTCGTCGCGCTCGCGGCCAACCGCCGCTACACCTTCCACGCCGTGGGCGCGCTGGGCGCGGTGGAGCTCACCGCGCCGGGGCGCGCGCTGCTGGTGAACGAGGGCCTGCAGCGCCTCGGCTTCGGCATGCCGGTGCGCCGCTACTACGCGCTGCACTCCACGCTGGACGTGAAGCACTCCGAGGACTGGAACCGCGAGGTGCTGCGCCCGCTCGTGGCGGAGGACCCCGCGCGCGCGCGCGCCATCGCGGAAGGGGCGCTGATGCGCCTGCAGGCGGGCGCTCTCTGCTTCGAGCGCTACCGGCGCGAGCTGGGCCTGAGGCTGCACCCCGTGCACTGA
- a CDS encoding MarR family transcriptional regulator, whose product MARNFPAQEEVAADASQLKALLIALGRQRSLRDPLASTCEQMQFTPPQLHTLLWLGEDGALTMGELARRLGVTEKTVTGVVDRLEREAYVQRERDTADRRVVRCRLTDRGAQTYAELDSHLQEKLQRMLGLLDPADRTQLFTILQKLGTRLAELLQLAPCPAAEPAEDGGAEP is encoded by the coding sequence GTGGCCCGGAATTTCCCAGCGCAGGAAGAAGTCGCGGCGGACGCGTCCCAGCTCAAGGCGCTCCTCATCGCCCTGGGGCGCCAGCGCAGCCTTCGCGACCCGCTCGCGAGCACCTGCGAGCAGATGCAGTTCACCCCGCCCCAGCTGCACACGCTGCTGTGGCTCGGCGAGGACGGCGCGCTCACCATGGGCGAGCTCGCGCGGCGGCTCGGGGTGACGGAGAAGACGGTGACGGGCGTGGTGGACCGGCTCGAGCGCGAGGCGTACGTGCAGCGCGAGCGCGACACGGCGGACCGGCGCGTGGTGCGCTGCCGGCTCACGGACCGGGGCGCCCAGACCTACGCCGAGCTGGACTCCCACCTGCAGGAGAAGCTGCAGCGCATGCTCGGGCTGCTGGACCCCGCGGACCGCACCCAGCTCTTCACCATCCTGCAGAAGCTGGGCACCCGCCTCGCCGAGCTGCTGCAGCTGGCCCCCTGCCCTGCGGCCGAGCCCGCCGAAGACGGCGGCGCCGAGCCCTAG
- a CDS encoding dimethylarginine dimethylaminohydrolase family protein: MKVGAVDWRRACRQHRALRRALLEAGAGLLELPFVHGAFDSVFSKDNALLHERGGRRRALLASMLYGERRSEQRARAQVFDRQGFEICSPPPAPFEGGDLAMLPGARGALLGHGQRSSASAAPMLERFLDAPVTPLELRDPHLYHLDTALTVLSDGTALVCPEAFTPGALAQLARTEGVSRVLHVPREEALGFGLNLVEVGERVLVGAQAPYVEKLLRALGRKPVRVKLDQFHLAGGSAACLVSRVHRPEPVVRRELADDVQPISA; the protein is encoded by the coding sequence ATGAAGGTGGGCGCGGTCGACTGGAGGCGCGCGTGCCGCCAGCACCGCGCGCTGCGCCGCGCGCTGCTCGAGGCGGGAGCGGGCCTGCTCGAGCTGCCCTTCGTGCACGGCGCCTTCGACTCGGTCTTCTCCAAGGACAACGCGCTGCTGCACGAGCGCGGTGGGCGCCGGCGCGCGCTGCTCGCCTCCATGCTGTACGGCGAGCGGCGCAGCGAGCAGCGGGCGCGCGCGCAGGTGTTCGACCGGCAGGGCTTCGAGATCTGCAGCCCGCCTCCCGCGCCCTTCGAGGGCGGAGACCTCGCGATGCTGCCCGGGGCGCGCGGCGCGCTGCTGGGCCACGGGCAGCGCTCGAGCGCGAGCGCGGCGCCGATGCTCGAGCGCTTCCTCGATGCGCCGGTGACGCCGCTCGAGCTGAGGGACCCGCACCTGTACCACCTGGACACCGCGCTCACCGTGCTCTCGGACGGCACCGCGCTGGTGTGCCCCGAGGCCTTCACGCCCGGGGCGCTCGCGCAGCTCGCGCGCACCGAGGGCGTCAGCCGCGTGCTGCACGTGCCGCGCGAGGAGGCGCTGGGCTTCGGCCTCAACCTCGTCGAGGTGGGCGAGCGCGTGCTGGTGGGCGCGCAGGCGCCGTACGTGGAGAAGCTGCTGCGTGCGCTGGGGCGCAAGCCGGTGCGCGTGAAGCTCGACCAGTTCCACCTCGCGGGCGGTAGCGCGGCGTGCCTCGTCTCGCGCGTGCACCGCCCCGAGCCGGTGGTGCGCCGCGAGCTCGCGGACGACGTGCAGCCCATCTCTGCGTAG
- a CDS encoding PadR family transcriptional regulator: MAETTLELLQGTLDVLILKSLSWGPRHGYAVADSIRERSGEALRIEEGALYPALHRLEKRGLLSAEWGVSENNRRAKFYSLTPRGRAQLRSETQQWVAYAAAVSRVLQAA, encoded by the coding sequence ATGGCCGAGACGACGCTGGAGCTGCTGCAGGGCACGCTGGACGTGCTCATCCTCAAGAGCCTCTCGTGGGGCCCGCGCCACGGTTATGCCGTGGCGGACTCCATCCGGGAGCGCAGCGGCGAGGCCCTGCGCATCGAGGAGGGGGCGCTGTACCCGGCGCTGCACCGGCTGGAGAAGCGCGGCCTGCTGAGCGCCGAGTGGGGCGTCTCCGAGAACAACCGGCGCGCCAAGTTCTACAGCCTCACCCCCCGCGGGCGGGCCCAGCTGCGCAGCGAGACGCAGCAGTGGGTGGCGTACGCGGCGGCGGTGAGCCGCGTGCTGCAGGCGGCGTGA
- a CDS encoding phosphodiesterase gives MLLAQLSDLHICAPGSAADLRYGSAAHLARAVAHLNRLDPAPDAVLCTGDLVNEGTEQEYARLLALLRPLHAPLYVLPGNHDRREPLRRAFAPRGYLPPQGFLHYAVDLGPLRLLALDTLVEGQHGGQLCDARLAWLEAQLKEEPARPTLVALHHPPFATGMRVLDAMGLEGAGALATLLQRHPQVERVLCGHVHRAVVRRFAGTLAGTCPSTMLQAALDLRPAGSLTMVPEPPALQLHLWREGEGLVTHTLPIA, from the coding sequence ATGCTCCTCGCCCAGCTCAGCGACCTGCACATCTGCGCGCCCGGCAGCGCGGCGGACCTGCGCTACGGCTCGGCCGCGCACCTCGCGCGCGCGGTGGCGCACCTGAACCGCCTCGACCCCGCGCCGGACGCGGTACTGTGCACGGGAGACCTGGTCAACGAGGGCACGGAGCAGGAGTACGCGCGGCTGCTCGCGCTGCTGCGTCCCCTCCATGCACCCCTCTACGTGCTGCCGGGAAACCACGACCGGCGCGAGCCGCTGCGCCGCGCCTTCGCGCCCCGCGGCTACCTCCCGCCGCAGGGCTTCCTGCACTACGCGGTCGACCTCGGCCCGCTGCGCCTGCTCGCGCTGGACACGCTCGTCGAGGGACAGCACGGAGGACAGCTGTGCGACGCGCGGCTCGCGTGGCTCGAGGCCCAGCTGAAGGAAGAGCCCGCGCGGCCCACCCTGGTGGCGCTGCACCACCCGCCCTTCGCCACCGGCATGCGGGTGCTGGATGCGATGGGGCTCGAGGGCGCGGGCGCGCTCGCCACGCTCCTGCAGCGCCACCCGCAGGTGGAGCGGGTGCTGTGCGGGCACGTGCACCGCGCGGTGGTGCGGCGCTTCGCGGGGACGCTCGCGGGCACCTGCCCGAGCACGATGCTGCAGGCGGCGCTGGACCTGCGCCCCGCGGGCTCGCTCACCATGGTCCCCGAGCCGCCGGCGCTGCAGCTGCACCTGTGGCGCGAGGGCGAGGGCCTGGTCACCCACACCCTGCCCATCGCGTGA
- a CDS encoding methyltransferase gives MSARALAEGMGLPGRDLALVALGEALRAQGYRHITVTPETHRRVNARPDNAQARDLRGVFGWSRPFASGLLPAPLERLLEEAGELRREPGGLLRSGVRFSSLGRALFVHDAWPTLSEDSVFFGPDTYRFAAQLARLPGSFGRAVDVGCGSGAGGLSLDGRVARLLLADVSGRALRFAGVNAALNGQQDAACVHSDVLDGVEGDFDLIAANPPYIVDTEGRTYRDGGGLYGAELSVRIVRESLPRLARGGTLLLYTGAPVVDGEDVLLRALEPLLGAHDVEARYEETDPDVFGEELEKPEYDPVERIAVAVLTVRRP, from the coding sequence GTGAGCGCGCGAGCACTGGCCGAGGGGATGGGGCTGCCGGGCCGGGACCTGGCCCTGGTGGCCCTGGGTGAGGCGCTGCGCGCGCAGGGCTACCGGCACATCACCGTCACCCCCGAAACCCACCGGCGGGTGAACGCGCGGCCCGACAACGCACAGGCGAGGGACCTGCGTGGGGTGTTCGGCTGGAGCCGCCCCTTCGCCTCCGGGCTCCTGCCCGCGCCCCTCGAGCGCCTGCTGGAGGAGGCGGGCGAGCTGCGGCGCGAGCCGGGGGGCCTGCTGCGCAGCGGGGTGCGCTTCTCGAGCCTCGGGCGCGCGCTCTTCGTGCACGACGCGTGGCCCACGCTGAGCGAGGACTCCGTCTTCTTCGGGCCGGACACGTACCGGTTCGCCGCGCAGCTCGCGCGCCTGCCCGGCAGCTTCGGCCGCGCCGTGGACGTGGGCTGCGGCTCGGGGGCGGGCGGGCTCTCGCTGGACGGGCGCGTGGCGCGGCTGCTGCTCGCGGACGTGAGCGGGCGCGCGCTGCGCTTTGCCGGGGTGAACGCCGCGCTCAACGGCCAGCAGGATGCGGCCTGCGTGCACAGCGACGTGCTCGACGGGGTGGAGGGGGACTTCGACCTCATCGCCGCGAACCCGCCGTACATCGTGGACACCGAGGGGCGAACGTACCGCGACGGCGGCGGGCTCTACGGCGCCGAGCTCTCGGTGCGCATCGTGCGCGAGAGCCTCCCGCGCCTCGCCCGCGGCGGCACCCTGCTGCTCTACACCGGCGCGCCCGTGGTGGACGGCGAGGACGTGCTGCTGCGCGCGCTCGAGCCGCTGCTGGGCGCGCACGACGTGGAGGCGCGCTACGAGGAGACCGACCCGGACGTCTTCGGCGAGGAGCTGGAGAAGCCCGAGTACGACCCGGTGGAGCGCATCGCCGTGGCGGTGCTCACCGTGCGCAGGCCCTGA
- a CDS encoding alpha-ketoglutarate-dependent dioxygenase AlkB: protein MAFPPRRPAGLLAAKARQRTPGHHYNASFLSAADKAECLSYLAHLHPLWELRYSKHFPPPEGQTQRRLLRPVYWLGNWQFACLDYYRPPRGIHNRCVKAEPFPAVLRRQVEKIEQLARRMFRGPDLPPGWHLNTCLVNFYGSRLEDGRWVDTARVGEHKDFEPGPVASLSFGERALIQFVTSSRPGERDAVVLEQWLDDGSLQLFGGAQWKEQTFHRVQRVDTKKGLTLPPELPDFRTRRINLTFRFVPDAHVVPFAQLPAEAQEDVRPYMEALAKGSAFFRAELARAPSAG, encoded by the coding sequence ATGGCCTTCCCTCCCCGCCGCCCCGCCGGGCTGCTCGCCGCCAAGGCGCGCCAGCGCACCCCCGGGCACCACTACAACGCGAGCTTCCTGTCCGCCGCGGACAAGGCCGAGTGCCTGAGCTACCTCGCGCACCTGCACCCGCTGTGGGAGCTGCGCTACTCGAAGCACTTCCCGCCGCCCGAGGGCCAAACCCAGCGCCGCCTCCTGCGCCCCGTGTACTGGCTGGGCAACTGGCAGTTCGCGTGCCTCGACTACTACCGGCCGCCGCGCGGGATTCACAACCGCTGCGTGAAGGCCGAGCCCTTCCCCGCGGTGCTGCGGCGCCAGGTGGAGAAGATCGAGCAGCTCGCGCGGCGCATGTTCCGCGGCCCCGACCTGCCCCCCGGCTGGCACCTCAACACCTGCCTCGTGAACTTCTACGGCAGCCGCCTCGAGGACGGGCGCTGGGTGGACACCGCGCGCGTGGGCGAGCACAAGGACTTCGAGCCCGGCCCCGTGGCGAGCCTCTCCTTCGGCGAGCGCGCCCTCATCCAGTTCGTCACCTCCAGCCGCCCCGGCGAGCGCGACGCGGTGGTGCTCGAGCAGTGGCTGGACGATGGCTCCCTGCAGCTCTTCGGCGGCGCGCAGTGGAAGGAGCAGACCTTCCACCGCGTGCAGCGCGTGGACACGAAGAAGGGGCTGACGCTGCCGCCCGAGCTGCCGGACTTCCGCACCCGGCGCATCAACCTCACCTTCCGCTTCGTGCCGGACGCGCACGTGGTGCCCTTCGCCCAGCTGCCCGCGGAGGCGCAGGAGGACGTGCGCCCGTACATGGAGGCGCTCGCGAAGGGCAGCGCCTTCTTCCGCGCAGAGCTCGCGCGGGCGCCTAGCGCAGGGTGA